One window from the genome of Acinetobacter sp. ANC 7912 encodes:
- a CDS encoding lysine exporter LysO family protein: protein MQSFWLIFQLLFCLAIGFLFAKKLPKVVVKLSFTLLPYFSYVLLIGIAFEFSQIVDELQHPYQILSTSLTIASLTSLGAFSCCYLLFKWIGYQKSTGRVSAELVIKSLINISYAFIALAVGYLLQLSLHHFDLQLHISTWYLLLVFMFLIGLDLAYSPLDRSWLNWKILLVPLGCVVGSVLGVLLYATWQSDIKLQDLIMLSQGYGFYSMSGIVVTELKNAELGSIALMNDLFREIIAILLMYCIGWRHPRAAIAAAGATSMDATLPMVKQACGNDFIPHAMLSGFILSLLAPVAVSVLAVI, encoded by the coding sequence ATGCAATCCTTCTGGCTTATCTTCCAACTATTGTTCTGTCTTGCGATTGGCTTCCTGTTTGCCAAAAAGCTGCCTAAAGTCGTAGTTAAACTTTCCTTTACTTTACTCCCCTATTTCAGTTATGTATTACTGATCGGCATCGCTTTTGAATTTTCTCAAATTGTGGATGAGTTACAGCATCCCTACCAGATTCTTAGTACCTCTCTTACGATTGCGAGCTTGACCTCATTAGGTGCCTTTAGCTGCTGTTACCTGCTGTTTAAATGGATTGGTTATCAGAAATCTACTGGACGAGTCTCTGCTGAACTGGTGATCAAATCACTAATCAATATCAGCTATGCCTTTATTGCGCTGGCTGTAGGTTATCTATTACAGCTCAGTTTGCATCATTTTGATCTTCAACTTCACATTAGTACCTGGTATTTACTGCTAGTATTCATGTTTTTAATCGGGCTAGACCTCGCCTATTCACCTTTGGATCGATCTTGGCTGAACTGGAAAATCCTGTTGGTACCATTGGGGTGTGTTGTTGGATCTGTACTTGGTGTGCTGCTATATGCGACCTGGCAATCCGATATCAAGCTGCAAGACCTGATCATGCTTTCTCAAGGCTATGGGTTCTATTCCATGAGCGGCATTGTGGTCACAGAACTGAAAAATGCTGAACTGGGTAGCATCGCCTTGATGAATGACCTGTTTCGGGAAATCATTGCCATCTTACTGATGTACTGTATCGGCTGGCGACATCCACGCGCTGCCATTGCAGCCGCAGGTGCAACCTCCATGGATGCTACATTACCAATGGTCAAACAGGCTTGTGGCAATGATTTTATTCCACATGCCATGTTGAGCGGATTTATTTTGTCACTGTTGGCACCCGTGGCAGTGAGTGTGCTGGCGGTAATTTAG
- a CDS encoding AraC family transcriptional regulator gives MKRSILSLMYLIQGMRKAGIALEQKLDTIGLRIDDLDPTSIIHPSLEYDVLKVVGDGIVPEQGILIGQHYALAGYGPLLMLLVTSPTVRDALNHVIRFQQLTHLTGEISTKQNEYHVALCYRPKDLQGPLGQLVAQAEIAGTFKFIQDLYKMMGLSVPEVRIELPFPEPDVPEQLQLYYDYYGSQVILNAEQAAFWFDEAVLDVKISAADEQTSKLYEQKCIAELERLHEDEQIPELIQRVQDYLELQTGGMPTMAETAQALKIPERTLRHQLQQLNTSYKQIREEIIKDKALRMIEYKQYSIEMIAELLGYSEPAAFNHAFKRWFGQSPRQYMK, from the coding sequence ATGAAGAGATCCATACTCAGTCTGATGTACCTGATTCAGGGGATGCGTAAGGCCGGTATCGCGCTGGAGCAGAAACTTGATACGATCGGATTGCGTATTGATGATCTGGATCCGACCTCAATTATTCATCCGAGTCTGGAATATGATGTGTTGAAAGTTGTGGGGGATGGGATTGTACCAGAACAGGGGATTTTAATTGGACAGCATTATGCACTGGCTGGTTATGGGCCATTGCTGATGTTACTGGTGACAAGTCCTACAGTTCGAGATGCCCTGAACCATGTGATACGCTTTCAGCAGTTGACTCATCTTACGGGCGAAATTAGCACGAAACAGAATGAGTATCATGTGGCACTTTGCTACCGTCCTAAAGATTTACAGGGTCCTTTAGGTCAACTGGTGGCACAGGCTGAAATTGCTGGAACGTTCAAGTTTATTCAGGATTTATACAAGATGATGGGGTTATCTGTACCGGAAGTACGGATCGAATTGCCATTTCCAGAGCCTGACGTGCCAGAACAGTTACAGCTTTATTATGATTATTACGGTTCACAAGTGATTCTTAATGCTGAGCAGGCGGCATTCTGGTTTGATGAAGCGGTACTAGATGTCAAGATTTCTGCTGCAGATGAACAAACATCCAAGCTTTATGAACAGAAATGTATCGCAGAACTGGAACGTTTACATGAAGATGAGCAGATTCCAGAGCTGATTCAGCGGGTACAGGATTATCTGGAATTGCAAACTGGCGGAATGCCGACCATGGCAGAAACCGCGCAGGCATTGAAAATTCCGGAACGTACCTTACGTCATCAGTTACAGCAGTTGAATACCAGCTATAAACAGATCCGTGAAGAGATTATCAAAGATAAAGCATTAAGAATGATTGAATATAAACAATATTCAATTGAAATGATTGCAGAATTATTGGGATACTCTGAACCGGCTGCATTTAATCATGCTTTTAAACGTTGGTTTGGGCAAAGTCCACGTCAATATATGAAATAG
- a CDS encoding malate synthase G yields MTARIQKGKLAIAKELYDFIENEALPGSGLNSDTYWKNFEQVVVDLSPKNKALLAKRDDIQAKIDEWHRNNKFELQAYKAFLTEIGYLLPEVEDFQITTENVDDEIAQIAGPQLVVPVRNARYSLNAANARWGSLYDALYGFDVISEEDGAEKGKGYNPKRGEKVIAFAKNFLDETFPLAQGSHADATKYAVEGNKLIVTLKDGSTTTVADASKFVGYNGDAAAPSEIVLKNNGLHALIQIDATSPIGQTDAAGVKDVILEAAVTTIQDLEDSVAAVDAEEKVEGYRNWLGLMRGTLEESIEKNGKIITRKLNADRTFKNVEGGETTLHGRSLMLLRNVGHLMTNPAILVDGEEIYEGIMDALITPLLSVADIRGENTVRNSRKGSMYIVKPKMHGPEEVAFAVELFERAEQALGLPAKSLKIGIMDEERRTSVNLKNCIAQAKDRTIFINTGFMDRTGDEIHTFMEAGPFVRKGEIKGQKWFPAYENRNVMIGLQTGLRGKAQIGKGMWPKPDMLLDMYKTKTEHPEAGASCAWVPSPTGAVIHAIHYHQINVAQRQQELLATEALPLDDLLTPPLATDTDWTEEEKTKELENNCQGILGYVVRWVDLGVGCSKVPDINDVGLMEDRATLRISSQHVANWLRHGIVTREQVEDVLKRMAKIVDQQNANDPLYKPMSADFDNSIAFQAASDLIFKGGEQPAGYTEPLLHAARLKLKGYTGD; encoded by the coding sequence ATGACTGCACGTATTCAAAAAGGCAAGTTAGCGATTGCTAAGGAACTTTACGATTTTATCGAAAATGAAGCACTACCAGGTTCTGGTTTGAACAGTGACACATACTGGAAAAACTTTGAACAAGTCGTTGTTGATCTTAGCCCTAAAAACAAAGCACTTTTGGCTAAGCGTGATGACATTCAAGCCAAAATCGACGAATGGCACCGCAATAACAAATTTGAATTACAAGCTTACAAAGCTTTCTTGACTGAAATTGGCTACTTGCTACCAGAAGTAGAAGATTTTCAAATTACTACTGAAAACGTAGACGACGAAATTGCACAAATTGCAGGTCCACAGCTGGTGGTACCTGTACGTAATGCACGTTACAGCCTGAACGCTGCCAACGCACGTTGGGGTTCACTGTACGATGCACTTTACGGCTTTGACGTAATCTCTGAAGAAGATGGTGCGGAAAAAGGCAAGGGTTACAACCCGAAACGTGGTGAGAAAGTTATCGCATTCGCGAAGAACTTCCTGGACGAAACTTTCCCATTGGCTCAAGGCTCACATGCTGATGCGACCAAATATGCAGTGGAAGGTAACAAACTGATTGTAACCTTAAAAGACGGTTCTACAACGACTGTTGCCGATGCATCTAAATTTGTAGGTTATAACGGTGATGCTGCAGCACCCTCTGAAATCGTACTGAAAAACAACGGTCTGCATGCGCTGATTCAAATTGATGCAACCAGCCCGATTGGTCAAACTGATGCTGCCGGTGTTAAAGACGTGATTCTTGAAGCTGCAGTAACTACGATTCAGGATTTGGAAGACTCTGTAGCAGCCGTAGATGCTGAAGAGAAAGTTGAAGGCTACCGTAACTGGTTAGGCTTGATGCGCGGTACGCTGGAAGAAAGCATCGAGAAAAATGGTAAAATCATTACTCGTAAGCTGAATGCTGACCGTACTTTCAAAAATGTAGAAGGCGGCGAGACTACACTTCACGGCCGTTCATTGATGCTACTGCGTAACGTAGGTCATCTGATGACCAACCCAGCGATCTTGGTAGATGGCGAAGAAATCTATGAAGGTATCATGGATGCGCTGATCACGCCGCTGCTGTCCGTTGCTGACATTCGTGGTGAAAACACAGTACGTAACTCACGCAAAGGCTCAATGTACATCGTTAAGCCAAAAATGCATGGTCCTGAAGAAGTGGCATTTGCAGTTGAACTGTTCGAGCGTGCTGAACAGGCGCTAGGTTTACCTGCTAAATCACTGAAAATCGGTATCATGGATGAAGAACGCCGTACCTCTGTAAACCTGAAAAACTGTATTGCTCAGGCGAAAGACCGTACCATTTTCATTAACACTGGCTTCATGGACCGTACTGGTGACGAAATCCATACCTTCATGGAAGCAGGTCCATTCGTTCGTAAGGGTGAAATCAAAGGCCAAAAATGGTTCCCGGCTTATGAAAACCGTAACGTGATGATCGGTCTGCAAACCGGTTTACGTGGTAAAGCGCAAATCGGTAAAGGCATGTGGCCAAAACCAGACATGCTGCTAGACATGTACAAGACTAAGACTGAACATCCAGAAGCGGGTGCTAGCTGTGCATGGGTTCCATCTCCAACAGGTGCGGTAATCCATGCGATTCACTATCATCAAATTAACGTGGCTCAGCGTCAGCAAGAGCTGCTTGCAACTGAAGCATTGCCATTAGATGATCTGTTGACTCCGCCATTAGCGACAGATACCGACTGGACTGAAGAAGAGAAAACCAAAGAACTGGAAAATAACTGTCAGGGTATCCTGGGTTATGTAGTTCGTTGGGTTGATCTGGGTGTTGGTTGTTCGAAAGTACCAGACATTAATGATGTTGGTCTGATGGAAGACCGCGCAACACTGCGTATTTCATCTCAGCACGTAGCGAACTGGTTACGTCATGGTATCGTGACTCGTGAACAGGTTGAAGATGTACTGAAACGTATGGCGAAAATTGTGGATCAGCAAAATGCAAATGACCCGCTGTACAAGCCAATGTCAGCTGACTTTGACAACAGCATCGCGTTCCAGGCTGCTTCTGACCTGATTTTCAAGGGTGGTGAGCAACCTGCAGGTTATACAGAGCCACTTCTGCACGCTGCACGTTTAAAATTGAAAGGTTATACAGGTGACTAA
- the zapE gene encoding cell division protein ZapE has protein sequence MSDLNSHQHNAFSPLSPAERYAQALSSGQFMPDDAQAVAVHELDRVWVELIQRFKASKKAFRRFRRQTAPKGVYMWGGVGRGKTWLMDQFFDSIPFRRKTRMHFHHFMQHVHRELNKLSGQRNPLDMVADQIYKDAVVICFDEFFVSNVTDAMILSDLFQKLFERGITLVATSNIAPDGLYKNGIHRDRFIPTIELVKKNCVILNVDAGVDYRLRVLKQAQLFKFPLTHDNKNWMAQRFSALTQGQQQSQEPIIINNRIVETVAHTEDVLWCEFSDLCLKPRSPADFIEIANIYNTVLVSNVPHLTDFLNDATRRFIYLVDEFYDRGVKLLLTSEDNIIDIYQGEKLAFEIERTRSRLLEMQSDEYLHSEHRQIQKTASTQAE, from the coding sequence ATGTCCGACTTAAATTCACATCAGCACAATGCCTTTAGTCCTTTATCTCCTGCGGAACGCTATGCGCAGGCGCTGTCTTCGGGTCAGTTCATGCCTGATGATGCACAGGCAGTGGCAGTCCATGAGTTAGACCGTGTCTGGGTGGAGTTAATTCAGCGCTTTAAGGCTTCTAAAAAGGCATTCCGCCGTTTCCGCCGTCAGACTGCACCAAAGGGTGTGTATATGTGGGGCGGTGTAGGACGCGGTAAAACCTGGCTGATGGACCAGTTTTTCGATTCGATTCCGTTTCGCCGTAAAACCCGCATGCACTTTCACCATTTTATGCAGCATGTGCATCGTGAGCTAAATAAGCTGTCTGGTCAGCGTAACCCGCTGGATATGGTGGCGGATCAGATCTATAAAGATGCGGTTGTCATCTGTTTTGACGAATTCTTCGTGTCGAATGTGACGGATGCTATGATCCTGAGTGATCTGTTCCAGAAACTGTTTGAGCGCGGCATTACATTGGTAGCCACTTCAAACATTGCGCCTGATGGTTTATATAAAAATGGGATTCACCGTGACCGTTTTATTCCTACCATTGAATTAGTGAAAAAGAACTGTGTGATTCTGAATGTCGATGCCGGTGTGGATTATCGTCTGCGTGTACTGAAACAGGCACAACTATTTAAGTTCCCGCTGACTCATGACAATAAAAACTGGATGGCGCAGCGTTTCAGTGCGCTGACTCAGGGCCAGCAACAGTCTCAGGAACCGATCATTATCAATAACCGTATTGTGGAAACTGTGGCACATACCGAAGATGTGTTGTGGTGTGAATTTTCTGATCTGTGTCTGAAACCACGTAGCCCGGCCGACTTTATTGAAATTGCGAATATCTACAATACAGTGCTGGTCAGCAACGTACCGCATCTGACTGATTTCCTGAATGATGCTACACGCCGTTTCATCTATTTGGTTGATGAATTTTATGATCGTGGGGTGAAATTGTTACTCACCTCAGAAGACAATATCATCGACATTTACCAGGGTGAAAAACTGGCTTTTGAAATTGAACGGACCCGTTCACGTCTGCTGGAAATGCAGTCGGATGAGTATCTGCATTCTGAACATCGGCAGATTCAGAAAACAGCCTCAACCCAGGCAGAATAA
- a CDS encoding IS3 family transposase (programmed frameshift) — MEHKREQRVKRTQRDYSFAFKMMVVHEVEKGQITYKQAQAKYGIQGRSTVLVWLRKHGQQDWTSNMPTSSKRQLTPQQRIRQLEKQLAAEKLKTEFIQDVIYHIDKECGTDLGKKVYRARFKDWQSQRRLSVSRYCQWLGITRQAYYQAEKRAQMTAQATEQILELVMEYRCLMPSIGTRKLYWLIKGKLLQRGLKCGRDQLFKILKENNLLIRPKRRYTKTTDSKHWMKKHPNLLKDYAAVQANEVFVSDITYVESAEGVHYLSLVTDAYTRQIKGYKLSNDMRAENIVQALHMAMQQATDRATRMIHHSDRGAQYCSELYQSALRHYGICPSMTDGKDCYQNALAERINGILKQEFLTTRCQTMKELDHLIAESIMIYNCYRPHLSLNMNTPNQMYEQTKTELIA, encoded by the exons ATGGAACATAAACGAGAACAACGAGTTAAACGTACACAACGTGACTATAGCTTTGCCTTTAAAATGATGGTGGTACATGAAGTAGAAAAAGGGCAAATTACTTATAAGCAAGCTCAGGCAAAATATGGTATTCAAGGAAGATCAACTGTGCTGGTATGGTTACGCAAGCACGGACAACAGGACTGGACTTCGAATATGCCGACTTCTTCTAAACGCCAATTGACACCCCAACAACGAATCCGCCAATTAGAAAAGCAGTTAGCCGCAGAAAAGCTTAAAACTGAATTTATTCAGGATGTGATTTATCACATTGATAAAGAATGTGGGACTGATCTTG GGAAAAAAGTATACCGAGCACGTTTCAAAGATTGGCAAAGCCAAAGAAGACTAAGCGTTTCACGTTATTGTCAGTGGTTGGGAATCACCCGACAAGCTTATTATCAAGCAGAAAAACGTGCTCAAATGACTGCACAAGCAACTGAACAAATACTTGAGTTGGTTATGGAATATCGCTGTCTCATGCCAAGTATCGGAACACGTAAGCTGTATTGGCTTATTAAAGGCAAATTGTTGCAACGTGGTTTAAAGTGTGGACGGGATCAGTTATTTAAAATATTGAAAGAAAATAACTTATTGATTCGCCCTAAGCGTCGCTATACAAAAACTACGGATAGCAAGCATTGGATGAAGAAGCATCCAAATTTATTAAAGGATTATGCAGCAGTGCAAGCCAATGAAGTCTTTGTTAGTGATATTACCTATGTTGAGAGTGCTGAAGGTGTGCATTATTTATCCTTGGTGACAGATGCTTATACCCGACAGATTAAAGGTTATAAGTTATCGAATGATATGCGTGCGGAGAATATTGTGCAGGCTCTACATATGGCGATGCAGCAAGCGACAGATCGAGCGACTAGGATGATTCATCATTCAGATAGAGGTGCTCAATATTGCTCTGAGCTATATCAATCGGCATTGCGCCATTATGGGATATGTCCTTCCATGACAGATGGCAAGGACTGTTATCAGAATGCATTAGCAGAGCGAATTAATGGAATATTAAAGCAGGAGTTTTTAACCACGCGATGTCAAACCATGAAGGAGTTAGATCACTTAATTGCGGAATCTATCATGATTTACAATTGTTATAGACCGCATTTAAGTTTAAATATGAACACCCCGAATCAGATGTATGAGCAAACAAAAACCGAGCTAATTGCTTAA
- the tnpA gene encoding IS66-like element accessory protein TnpA, whose protein sequence is MTTNHQTSIASLAKKRRTYSAEFKQQIVQACKAPDVSIASVALQHGLNTNLVSKWIRLIDGKPGNDRSPLPNKPAFIALSCSAPLDPTPTDMLTVQITLPHSKVEIGLKWQVSEISALAELLKALAT, encoded by the coding sequence ATGACTACAAATCACCAGACATCCATCGCATCTCTTGCGAAAAAACGAAGAACATACAGTGCTGAATTTAAACAGCAGATCGTTCAGGCTTGTAAAGCACCGGACGTTTCAATTGCTTCGGTCGCTTTGCAACATGGATTGAATACAAATCTTGTATCCAAATGGATTCGCTTAATTGATGGTAAGCCAGGGAATGATCGCTCACCACTACCGAATAAACCTGCATTTATTGCCTTATCTTGCTCTGCACCATTAGATCCTACTCCTACTGACATGTTAACGGTTCAAATTACTTTACCCCACTCAAAAGTAGAAATTGGCTTGAAATGGCAAGTATCAGAAATATCTGCTTTAGCAGAATTACTCAAGGCACTTGCAACATGA
- the tnpB gene encoding IS66 family insertion sequence element accessory protein TnpB (TnpB, as the term is used for proteins encoded by IS66 family insertion elements, is considered an accessory protein, since TnpC, encoded by a neighboring gene, is a DDE family transposase.) has product MIRIDEIWLSSQPLDMRAGMDTIMAQVVRAFGYIKPHCAYLFCNKRGHRMKVLVHDGLGIWLCARRLEQGKFHWAQVHQGESMAISPEQLQALIQGLPWQRIGRQQVVTML; this is encoded by the coding sequence ATGATCCGCATTGATGAAATCTGGCTTTCTAGCCAACCTCTGGATATGCGAGCAGGGATGGATACTATCATGGCTCAGGTGGTGAGAGCCTTTGGCTACATTAAACCGCATTGTGCTTACCTGTTCTGTAATAAACGTGGCCATCGCATGAAAGTGCTGGTACATGATGGACTGGGCATCTGGCTGTGTGCCCGGCGGCTGGAACAGGGAAAATTCCACTGGGCGCAGGTTCACCAGGGTGAAAGCATGGCGATCAGTCCGGAACAGTTACAGGCACTGATCCAAGGTTTGCCCTGGCAGCGCATTGGACGACAGCAGGTGGTGACGATGCTTTAA
- a CDS encoding aldehyde dehydrogenase family protein, which translates to MTTYQNLDQQFIAGQWRQGGSTHTLQNINPYTQQEIFSLKAASTEDVDDAYEAALLTFEQEALASIPVRIKLIQNLTSIIQRRREEIVNWLIMESGSTRFKANIEVDAALGIIQESSKFPDLIKKEELESLDPARRSFVVRKPLGVIAVISPWNFPFHLSMRSVVTALACRNTVVLKPASDTPVTGGTLLGKLFEEAGAPHGALNVVVGTGKEIGDYFVEHPIPKLISFTGSTEVGQSVGSKALASSRIKRLALELGGNAPLVILDDADLDLAVELTVMGRFMHQGQICMSTNRVIVDESLHDAYIEKLVERVKTIPVGDPNLPDTIIGPVINQSQVEKHRKIIEHAKQIGAELVYEAGIEGNLVSPHIFTHVDPYFEIAQEESFGPILPIIKADDEEHALILANNSRFGLSSAVCTSNLERGERFAMQIDAGMTHINGITVADQPNAPFGGEKNSGLGRFNGRWIFEEFTRTHWMTVPKV; encoded by the coding sequence ATGACAACCTATCAAAACCTAGATCAACAATTTATTGCTGGGCAATGGCGGCAGGGTGGCTCAACTCATACCCTTCAAAATATTAATCCCTATACCCAGCAGGAAATCTTTAGTTTAAAAGCAGCCAGCACTGAGGATGTGGATGATGCTTACGAAGCTGCATTGTTAACTTTTGAACAGGAAGCCTTAGCTTCAATTCCAGTACGTATAAAACTGATTCAGAATCTGACCAGCATTATTCAGCGTCGACGTGAGGAAATTGTGAACTGGCTGATTATGGAATCAGGCAGTACTCGTTTTAAGGCCAATATTGAAGTGGATGCTGCACTCGGGATCATTCAAGAAAGTTCTAAATTTCCAGACCTTATCAAAAAAGAAGAATTAGAAAGTCTTGATCCAGCACGTCGCAGTTTTGTGGTAAGAAAACCTCTTGGTGTGATTGCGGTGATTAGTCCGTGGAATTTTCCGTTTCATTTGTCTATGCGCTCGGTAGTGACTGCACTCGCTTGCAGAAATACAGTAGTGCTCAAACCTGCGAGTGATACGCCTGTAACGGGTGGAACTTTATTGGGTAAACTGTTTGAAGAAGCAGGAGCCCCACATGGGGCTTTAAATGTCGTTGTGGGTACAGGTAAGGAAATCGGAGACTATTTTGTGGAACATCCGATCCCAAAATTGATTTCATTTACTGGTTCTACAGAAGTAGGTCAAAGTGTCGGTAGTAAAGCTTTGGCAAGTTCCCGTATTAAGCGACTGGCATTGGAGCTCGGTGGAAATGCTCCATTAGTTATTCTGGATGATGCCGATCTGGATTTGGCGGTAGAATTGACGGTAATGGGACGTTTTATGCACCAAGGTCAGATCTGTATGAGTACTAACCGGGTCATTGTCGACGAAAGCTTGCATGATGCATATATCGAAAAATTGGTGGAACGTGTGAAAACCATTCCAGTCGGTGATCCAAACTTACCGGATACTATTATTGGTCCGGTCATCAACCAGAGCCAGGTTGAAAAACATCGTAAGATAATTGAGCATGCCAAACAGATTGGTGCAGAACTCGTCTATGAAGCTGGTATTGAAGGTAATCTGGTTTCACCGCATATCTTTACTCATGTTGATCCATATTTTGAGATTGCGCAGGAAGAAAGTTTTGGCCCGATATTGCCAATTATCAAAGCAGATGATGAAGAGCATGCCTTGATCCTGGCGAATAACTCACGTTTTGGTTTGTCGAGTGCTGTATGTACATCAAATCTTGAGCGTGGAGAACGTTTTGCTATGCAGATCGATGCGGGTATGACCCATATCAATGGGATTACTGTCGCTGATCAGCCAAATGCACCTTTTGGTGGGGAGAAAAATTCGGGATTGGGCCGTTTTAACGGTCGTTGGATTTTTGAAGAATTTACCCGTACACACTGGATGACAGTACCAAAGGTTTAA
- the tnpC gene encoding IS66 family transposase, with protein sequence MNTLPDLSQLTHEQLLEFTRQLALQHQSLAQSNQQLDARVQHLEVTNQQLDSKVQHLSILTQKYEHELALFKRHKFAQKNEHLTTKQIHLWDEAVEEDIAAVDLELERLNADKTDAATQKAKTNKPKRRPLPAHLHTIRIEHEPASTQCACGCQLRRIGEDVSEKLHFRPAQFYKEQHVRGKWVCDQCDTLTQQAMPAYVIDKGIASPELLSHVLVSKYADHLPLYRQRLIYQRAGIELSRSTLSDWIGRCGVELEPLANALKEVVLQQQVLHADETPVTIMRMGENDKKPKKGYVWAYATTQYNPVQAVIYDFQDSRSGQHAAEFLKGWQGYLVCDDYSGYKARFKSGQVIEVGCMAHARRKFHELHVTGKSQVAEQALVLIQKLYAIEAELRKKTDGTAEDRREYRQQHSQPVMQQLYEWLNQYHLTVPSSSPTAKAINYTLKRWPALSRYLDDGNLPICNNWVENQMRPWALGRKNWLFAGSLRSGQRAANIMTLIQSAKLNGLDPYAYLSDVLKRLPTHKATQIEELLPHRWKSNSN encoded by the coding sequence ATGAATACGCTGCCTGACTTAAGCCAACTGACCCATGAACAACTGCTGGAATTCACCAGGCAGTTGGCGCTGCAGCATCAGTCTCTAGCACAATCAAACCAGCAATTAGATGCCAGAGTTCAACATCTTGAAGTCACCAATCAGCAATTAGATTCTAAAGTTCAACATCTTTCTATTCTCACTCAAAAATACGAGCATGAACTGGCGCTGTTTAAACGGCATAAGTTCGCCCAGAAGAATGAACACTTAACGACCAAACAAATCCACCTGTGGGACGAAGCGGTTGAAGAAGATATTGCCGCGGTTGATCTAGAACTGGAACGGCTAAATGCAGACAAAACCGATGCAGCGACACAGAAAGCCAAAACCAATAAACCTAAACGTCGACCACTGCCAGCTCATCTACACACCATCCGTATTGAGCATGAACCTGCATCAACCCAATGCGCTTGTGGCTGCCAACTCCGTCGTATCGGCGAAGATGTCAGTGAAAAACTGCATTTCAGACCGGCACAGTTCTATAAGGAACAGCATGTCCGTGGCAAATGGGTCTGTGATCAGTGTGACACCCTGACTCAGCAAGCGATGCCCGCCTATGTGATTGATAAAGGCATTGCTTCACCTGAACTGCTCAGCCATGTGTTGGTATCGAAATATGCCGATCATTTGCCGCTGTACCGTCAACGTCTGATCTATCAGCGGGCGGGAATCGAACTTTCTAGATCAACTTTATCTGACTGGATAGGTCGCTGCGGTGTAGAACTGGAACCTCTGGCCAATGCCTTAAAAGAGGTGGTACTACAACAGCAGGTGCTGCATGCAGATGAAACACCGGTCACCATCATGCGGATGGGTGAGAATGATAAAAAACCGAAGAAAGGTTATGTCTGGGCCTATGCCACTACACAGTACAATCCAGTTCAGGCAGTGATCTATGACTTTCAGGATAGTCGTTCAGGCCAGCATGCTGCAGAGTTCTTGAAAGGCTGGCAGGGCTATCTAGTCTGTGATGATTACAGTGGTTATAAAGCACGCTTTAAATCAGGCCAGGTCATAGAGGTGGGCTGCATGGCCCATGCACGTCGTAAATTCCATGAACTGCATGTGACCGGGAAAAGTCAGGTCGCTGAACAGGCATTAGTGCTGATTCAGAAACTGTATGCGATAGAAGCAGAACTCAGGAAAAAGACCGATGGTACAGCGGAAGACCGCCGCGAATACCGACAACAGCATAGTCAACCAGTGATGCAACAACTATATGAATGGCTCAACCAATATCATCTGACAGTGCCATCGAGTTCTCCCACCGCCAAGGCGATCAATTACACTCTGAAGCGTTGGCCAGCTTTAAGCCGCTATCTGGATGATGGCAATCTACCTATTTGCAATAATTGGGTCGAGAATCAGATGCGTCCCTGGGCGTTGGGGCGCAAGAACTGGCTGTTTGCAGGTTCGCTGCGCAGTGGTCAGCGAGCGGCAAACATCATGACGTTAATCCAGTCAGCAAAGCTAAATGGGCTGGATCCGTATGCCTATTTAAGTGATGTGCTGAAAAGGCTGCCGACGCATAAAGCGACCCAAATAGAAGAATTACTACCACATCGCTGGAAATCCAACTCAAATTAA